The window GTTGACTTATTGTCTACATTGATCACAGTTGGATCATCTTGCAAAATTCTAACTGTCTTTAACAAATTTCTTAACCAAACTGCATGACAAACACATGAAGCTGCAGCAACGTATTATGCCTCACAAGTGGATAATGTCACAATAGGTTGGTTCTTAAAACTCCAAGTAAATGCAGTATTACCAATGAAGAAAACATATCCACTACTGCTCTTTCGATCATTAGTATCTTCAGCCCAATCACTATCACAATAGCCTTCAAGCTTGAATTCTTTAGATGAAGAATAAAATAACCCATAGTCAAGCATACCTTTGAGGTAATGAAGAATTCTCTTTGTCACTTTCAAATAAGTAGTTGTATAAGATTCCATAAATCGACTCACCAATCCAACGCTGAAAAGAATATATGGtcgtgtgcaagtcaaataTCTCAAACTCCCAACCAAACTTTTCAAATATGAACGATCAACATCATCTCCTTCTTCATATTTGGACAGTTTGGTCCTAGTTTCTATCAGAGTTTTGGCAAGCTTAGAATTGATCATATTGAACTTCTCCAGAATTTCTTTAGTATATCGTTCTTGAGAGATGAAAATACCTTCCTCTGACTGCTTCACCTTAATGCCAAGATAATATGACATTAGCCCTATATCTGTCATTTAAAATTCTTAGGTCAGCGCCTTCTTGAGACCTTCAAACATACTTGCACAATTCCCTTTAAAAATTAAGTCTTTCACATACAAACAAACCACCATAATATCTCCAAGACCATTAGCCATAATATAAAGAGAATGTTCATAAGGACCTCAAATACCCATTGTTAAGGAAATATTTGTTGATTCTGCTATTTCACATTCTTGGTGCTTGTTTCAATCCGTATAATGCCTtattcaattttagaactttatcCTCTTGGCCTTTCACAAATAACTAGGAGGTTGTTCTAAGTAGACTTCTTCTTCTAGATACCCATTCAAAAATGCTGCTTTGACATCCATCTAAAagatctttaaaatattttaagcAGTAAGAGCAATTAACAACCTTATGGTTTCCAAACAAGCAACGGGAGCAAATACTTCATCATAATCAATGTcttttctttgagaatatccttttgtaactaatcttgctttgtatctatccacttctcccttttcatttctttttatcttgaacACCCATTTAGAGAAAATCAGATTTCAAGTTGAGCATTTGCATCTGAAACAagaagcaattttcaacaaaGATAAATACAAACACTAGTTGACTTTTTCTCCTTCAAATTGGATCACCATCGGGTTCAGTTCCATGTTCTTTACCACAATTAGTGTAAACTTGGTCTAACATTCCATTTCCCAATCTTAAAACATTATTAATCAACTTCCAAATAATAGCAACCCAAAACTACTCAAAACAACAGAAACTTTTACCACTTTTTACAACTAATGTCCCAACTTTCTACATCAAAGATCTGAATGTCCCAATACCCCAAGAAGCATTCTATCCAAACCCATGAATCCAAAAAcctaattaaattcaactaaaACGCTAAAACCCAATAACATAAATTTAGGGCAATGTTATACGTCGTATTTCAATGCACACTGTAATAGGGAGGAGAAAACTGAAGAAccgaaaatgaagaaaattctaaCCTGACGAAACGTTGCCGACGGCGACAGAGGAACACTGGGGATGAATAGCCGATTGGATCCTTGTACGGCAGGTGGAACGTGAAACTCCTCTGATGGTCGGCATTTGGATTACTTGAGAGTGGAGTTCGGTCCTCTTATATCAAACGGAGATGGTCAGCGGCGATTGCAGAGGGTAGAGTTCGTGCGTCCGATGGCCGAAGGCGTTTGAAGGAAATTGAAAGGCGTGTG is drawn from Cucumis melo cultivar AY chromosome 11, USDA_Cmelo_AY_1.0, whole genome shotgun sequence and contains these coding sequences:
- the LOC127143902 gene encoding uncharacterized mitochondrial protein AtMg00810-like codes for the protein MTDIGLMSYYLGIKVKQSEEGIFISQERYTKEILEKFNMINSKLAKTLIETRTKLSKYEEGDDVDRSYLKSLVGSLRYLTCTRPYILFSVGLVSRFMESYTTTYLKVTKRILHYLKGMLDYGLFYSSSKEFKLEGYCDSDWAEDTNDRKSSSGYVFFIGNTAFTWSFKNQPIVTLSTCEA